The following coding sequences are from one Primulina eburnea isolate SZY01 chromosome 15, ASM2296580v1, whole genome shotgun sequence window:
- the LOC140815246 gene encoding probable carboxylesterase 8: MALLLYTNKSIHTLVFFVLFICCISWQQTISASPNLEAQHTWEEAFEALGISWNANGTLNREIRIPMVPATPSPDSSDPPPIALSKDITLSNKSHAYVRLYIPLNPPQNKKLPLVIYLHGGDFVLFSLSTVIFHNFCNQIVSQFPAVVVSVEYRLAPENRLPAAYNDSLNALFWVQDQANGTSGRDPWLEYADFSRVFFLGSSSGANIAYHVALRALDFDLRPLNIKGLLLNQAFFGGMEKTESEARLEEDPYVPLYVNHVLWCLALPTNANRDHEFCNPISGGTYMGRVFRLPRVYIKGDYGDPLVDRSIQLAQFLTSCGVQVTSRFNPGGFHGIELNNSTAAQELYDDMKIFVNSISEIEPADSYASS, encoded by the coding sequence ATGGCTCTTCTTCTTTACACTAACAAATCCATACACACACTCGTTTTCTTCGTCCTTttcatttgttgcatctcatgGCAGCAAACCATCTCCGCATCACCAAATCTTGAAGCACAACACACATGGGAAGAAGCCTTCGAAGCCTTGGGGATCTCATGGAATGCAAACGGAACCTTAAACCGAGAGATACGAATCCCGATGGTGCCTGCTACTCCATCCCCAGATTCATCCGATCCTCCCCCGATCGCCCTTTCTAAAGACATCACTCTAAGCAACAAATCCCATGCCTATGTCCGCCTCTACATTCCTCTAAATCCACCCCAAAACAAGAAGCTACCTCTCGTGATCTACCTACACGGCGGTGATTTTGTCCTCTTCAGCTTGAGCACCGTCATCTTCCACAATTTCTGCAACCAAATCGTGTCCCAGTTCCCCGCAGTTGTGGTCTCTGTCGAGTACCGTCTCGCGCCGGAGAACCGTCTGCCAGCTGCCTATAACGACTCCCTGAACGCCCTTTTTTGGGTTCAGGACCAGGCAAATGGTACCAGCGGGCGGGATCCATGGCTGGAGTATGCTGATTTTTCCAGGGTTTTCTTTCTCGGCAGCAGCTCTGGCGCCAATATAGCCTACCATGTAGCACTTCGTGCTCTGGATTTTGATCTCCGGCCATTGAATATAAAAGGGTTGCTTCTAAATCAAGCATTCTTTGGTGGAATGGAAAAAACTGAATCAGAGGCCAGGCTGGAAGAAGATCCCTATGTTCCACTTTACGTTAATCACGTGCTCTGGTGCCTGGCCTTGCCCACTAACGCGAACCGTGATCACGAGTTCTGCAACCCGATTTCCGGCGGGACGTACATGGGCCGTGTCTTCCGGTTACCTAGGGTTTACATCAAAGGTGATTACGGGGACCCGTTAGTTGACAGGTCCATTCAGTTGGCGCAGTTCTTGACGTCATGCGGCGTTCAAGTAACGTCTCGTTTCAATCCTGGAGGATTCCATGGAATCGAGCTTAATAACAGTACAGCTGCTCAGGAactatatgatgatatgaagaTTTTCGTCAATTCGATCTCGGAAATTGAGCCTGCGGATTCTTATGCTTCATCTTGA